The following proteins are co-located in the Clostridiales bacterium genome:
- the nifJ gene encoding pyruvate:ferredoxin (flavodoxin) oxidoreductase: MAKRKTKTMDGNTAAAHVSYAFTDVAAIYPITPSSTMAEVVDEWAAYGRKNIFGQEVKVVEMQSEAGAAGAVHGSLAAGALTTTYTASQGLLLMIPNMYKIAGELLPGVFHVSARTLAGHALNIFGDHSDVMSARQTGFALLASSSVQEVMDLGGIAHLASIKSRIPFMHFFDGFRTSHEVQKIEIIEDEEFKSLVDMEAVQRFRENALNPEHPVTRGTAQNPDIFFQAREAANKFYNAVPEIVAGYMKKISDLTGRDYHLFDYVGDPEAEQIIIAMGSVCETIEETMNLLLKQGRKVGLVKVRLYRPFSPEAIKAVIPKTVKKIAVLDRTKEPGAIGDPLYMDVRTMYYNEKDAPEIYGGRYGLGSKDTVPGQIVAVYDNLDQAEPKNQFTIGIVDDVTFTSLSTVEGITTEPEGTIRCKFWGLGSDGTVGANKNAIKIIGDETDLYAQGYFAYDSKKSGGVTISHLRFGKSKIQSTYLVNEADFVACHNQAYVNQYNLLKGLKKGGTFVLNCNWSDAELSQHLPASMKRYIAKNDINFYSIDATEIASEIGLGNRINMVMQAAFFKLANVIPVEDAVKYLKEAVEHSYGKKGEKIVSMNNAAIDRGITDIKKVEVPADWADAKDDANTKLEVPEFIEEVLIPMTRQEGDDLPVSAFSGREDGTFPAGTSAYEKRGVAVQLPLWKHENCIQCNQCSFVCPHASIRPVLVNEEEKANAPEGFETLKAIGKGLEGLEYRIQLSPLDCMGCGNCADICPAKQKALVMLPFAEVADAETDKWNYFTKLPVRDKLLSKESVKGSQFAKPYIEFSGACAGCGETPYIKLITQLYGDRMMIANATGCSSIWGASAPSTPYCADENGRGPSWANSLFEDNAEYGFGMFIATKQMREKLEDCANALLALNIPADLKAALEGWLASKDDGNESRVASDKLLEAINALKTDDKEIAELVKDIDDRKDFLVKKSVWALGGDGWAYDIGYGGLDHVLASGENVNILVFDTEVYSNTGGQSSKSTPVAAIAKFAASGKRIKKKDLGMMAMSYGYVYVAQVGMGADKNQFMKAVIEAEKYDGPSIIIAYAPCINHGIKKGMGKAQENIKDAVDAGYWHLYRFNPELKKEGKNPFTLDSKAPTTNFRDFILGQVRYSSLAQEFPEVADKLFEMSEENAKDRYESYKRLADHQ; this comes from the coding sequence ATGGCAAAAAGAAAAACAAAAACGATGGATGGGAATACAGCAGCAGCACATGTATCATATGCATTTACTGATGTTGCAGCAATATACCCTATCACACCATCCTCAACTATGGCTGAGGTAGTAGATGAGTGGGCAGCTTACGGAAGAAAAAATATCTTCGGACAAGAGGTCAAGGTTGTAGAGATGCAGTCAGAAGCCGGAGCAGCTGGAGCAGTACACGGCTCATTAGCAGCAGGCGCTTTGACTACAACATACACAGCATCTCAGGGACTGCTTCTCATGATCCCGAACATGTACAAGATCGCCGGTGAACTGCTGCCAGGCGTATTTCATGTAAGCGCAAGGACGCTGGCAGGACATGCACTCAATATCTTTGGAGACCATTCAGACGTAATGTCAGCGAGACAGACCGGTTTCGCACTTCTCGCATCAAGTTCCGTTCAGGAAGTAATGGACCTTGGCGGTATCGCACATCTTGCATCCATTAAATCAAGAATTCCTTTCATGCATTTCTTTGACGGATTCAGAACATCCCACGAAGTACAGAAAATAGAGATAATTGAAGATGAAGAATTCAAGAGCCTTGTTGACATGGAAGCGGTACAGAGATTCAGAGAGAATGCCCTTAATCCGGAGCATCCTGTAACAAGAGGTACTGCACAGAATCCTGATATCTTCTTCCAGGCAAGAGAAGCTGCAAACAAGTTCTATAATGCAGTTCCGGAAATTGTTGCAGGCTACATGAAGAAAATCAGCGATCTGACAGGAAGAGATTATCACCTGTTTGACTATGTTGGTGATCCCGAAGCAGAACAGATTATTATTGCAATGGGTTCTGTCTGTGAAACCATCGAAGAGACCATGAACCTGCTGTTAAAGCAGGGAAGAAAAGTTGGTCTTGTAAAGGTTAGATTATATCGTCCGTTCTCACCAGAAGCCATCAAGGCTGTCATTCCTAAGACAGTTAAGAAAATTGCTGTTTTGGACAGAACAAAAGAACCGGGTGCTATCGGGGATCCGCTCTATATGGACGTCAGAACCATGTACTACAATGAGAAGGATGCTCCTGAAATCTATGGAGGAAGATACGGTCTTGGTTCCAAGGATACCGTTCCCGGACAGATCGTTGCAGTATATGACAACCTGGATCAGGCTGAGCCAAAGAACCAGTTTACCATTGGTATTGTTGATGACGTAACATTCACTTCTCTGTCAACTGTAGAAGGAATTACCACTGAGCCGGAAGGAACAATCCGTTGTAAGTTCTGGGGTCTGGGTTCCGACGGTACAGTAGGAGCTAACAAGAACGCCATAAAGATCATCGGTGATGAAACAGATCTTTATGCGCAGGGATACTTTGCATATGACTCCAAGAAGTCAGGCGGAGTAACCATCTCCCACCTGAGATTCGGAAAGAGCAAGATCCAATCCACGTATCTTGTTAACGAAGCAGATTTCGTTGCATGCCACAATCAGGCATACGTTAACCAGTACAACTTACTGAAGGGCCTGAAAAAGGGCGGAACCTTTGTTCTCAACTGCAACTGGAGCGATGCAGAGCTTTCACAGCATCTGCCTGCTTCAATGAAAAGATATATTGCAAAGAATGATATCAATTTCTATAGCATCGATGCTACCGAGATTGCAAGTGAAATCGGACTTGGAAACAGAATTAACATGGTCATGCAGGCTGCCTTCTTCAAACTGGCAAACGTAATTCCGGTAGAAGATGCAGTGAAATACCTGAAGGAAGCTGTTGAACACTCCTATGGTAAGAAGGGCGAAAAGATCGTCAGCATGAACAATGCAGCTATTGACAGAGGTATCACCGATATCAAGAAGGTTGAAGTTCCTGCAGATTGGGCTGACGCTAAGGATGATGCAAACACAAAGCTTGAAGTTCCTGAATTTATCGAAGAGGTTCTCATTCCAATGACGAGACAGGAAGGCGATGATCTGCCTGTAAGCGCATTCTCCGGAAGAGAAGATGGAACCTTCCCAGCAGGAACCTCCGCATATGAAAAGAGAGGCGTTGCAGTTCAGCTGCCACTTTGGAAACACGAAAACTGTATCCAGTGTAATCAGTGCTCCTTCGTATGTCCGCATGCTTCCATTCGTCCGGTTCTCGTAAATGAAGAGGAAAAAGCAAATGCTCCCGAAGGATTTGAAACACTGAAAGCGATTGGAAAAGGTCTGGAAGGACTTGAATACAGAATACAACTTTCCCCACTGGATTGTATGGGCTGCGGAAACTGCGCAGATATTTGCCCTGCAAAACAGAAGGCACTGGTAATGCTGCCGTTTGCTGAAGTTGCCGACGCAGAAACAGACAAGTGGAACTACTTTACAAAACTTCCTGTAAGAGATAAGCTTCTTTCAAAGGAAAGTGTAAAAGGAAGCCAGTTTGCAAAACCATATATTGAATTCTCAGGAGCCTGCGCAGGCTGCGGAGAAACACCATATATCAAGCTCATCACACAGCTTTACGGCGACAGAATGATGATTGCTAATGCAACAGGTTGTTCCTCCATCTGGGGAGCATCCGCACCGTCCACTCCTTACTGTGCAGACGAAAATGGAAGAGGACCTTCATGGGCAAACTCACTGTTCGAAGACAATGCAGAGTACGGCTTCGGTATGTTCATCGCAACAAAGCAGATGAGAGAAAAGCTTGAAGATTGCGCAAATGCACTGCTGGCTCTCAATATTCCTGCAGATCTTAAAGCTGCGCTTGAAGGATGGCTAGCGTCAAAGGATGACGGAAATGAATCCAGAGTTGCCAGCGATAAACTGCTGGAAGCAATCAATGCTTTAAAGACTGACGATAAGGAAATTGCAGAACTCGTAAAAGATATTGATGATAGAAAAGACTTCCTGGTCAAAAAATCCGTATGGGCACTGGGCGGCGACGGCTGGGCTTATGACATCGGTTATGGCGGTCTGGATCACGTTCTTGCTTCCGGCGAAAATGTGAACATCCTCGTATTTGATACAGAAGTATACTCCAATACCGGAGGACAGTCTTCCAAATCTACTCCAGTTGCAGCAATTGCTAAGTTTGCGGCATCCGGAAAGAGAATTAAGAAGAAGGATCTGGGTATGATGGCTATGTCCTACGGCTATGTATATGTAGCCCAGGTAGGAATGGGTGCTGACAAGAATCAGTTCATGAAGGCAGTCATCGAGGCAGAAAAGTATGACGGACCTTCCATCATCATCGCTTATGCTCCTTGTATCAACCACGGAATTAAGAAGGGCATGGGCAAAGCTCAGGAGAACATCAAGGATGCTGTCGATGCAGGTTACTGGCACTTGTACAGATTCAATCCGGAGCTCAAGAAGGAAGGAAAGAATCCGTTTACGCTGGATTCCAAAGCACCTACTACAAACTTCAGAGACTTTATCCTTGGTCAGGTTAGATACTCTTCCCTGGCACAGGAATTCCCAGAGGTTGCTGACAAGCTATTTGAGATGTCTGAAGAAAATGCAAAAGATCGTTATGAGAGCTACAAGAGACTGGCGGATCATCAATAA